cttctgggcatggagcaggggtcactgagggtgggtgggaggtatttgtggatttcctgcattgtgctgggcgttggactagatgaccctggaggtcccttcaaactctatgattgtatgaacCGGCAGCCAAGATTGCAGAGAGGAAGAAGCAACATTTTCCTACATCTCCCTATGAGTTTCTGGTGAATCCCTGCTCATAAAAtacaaagagagagggggaaaacaAACTCAACCTGAGAATAAACTGAGAACGCTGCAAGGGTCCAGGCTACAGTAAACAATTTTTTATAGAAATATGTTTAATACATGGTGTATGCAATAcatgaattaaaaacaaaaagccTGATTAACAGGCCACAATAAGAGAATAAAGAATAAGCTTTACATATGCTGTTGTAATTTATTTACACTCTTTATTTTCTAGATGtgtattttaaaactattttatatACTATCAACCACTGAGGAATGGCCAGTTCAACTGGATCCACAGATTCATACTTAACACACGttgaccaaaaaaccccaaaccaaccCAGAATTTCAGAACATCTCATGCCAAGCCAAGGTAGGAACATCCCCCAAAAGATGACCAAGTTCAGGAGACATGTTCAAAAGATCCAGGTTAGGGGAGAAAAACCTTACTTAGATTTTACTTTGCTCTATTTCTTCATCAGGCAGAACACCcattctccaggatggggaatgGCCAAGTTACATCAGGCAGTATAGCAGTTCTGAAATGCACTAATAGCCTGCACGTACTGAAAAAGACTAAACTTTCCCTGATTTCTCTATCAGTACATATTAATGATTCACCCACAGAACTTTGCCATGGATGTTACTGCAAACCTTCACCATCAGCAGAAGGTTCCAAAAGCTTTTCCTTTTGTAGAGACCATCTAAGGAGGCTTCATTTGACTTCCTGGGGGGAGACATTTTCCAATGCTTGATGTGCTCTTACTTACCCAAGTGGTGAATGCTACCCAAAGATGTTTTCTGTTTGCCGCAGCAGCAGCCGAGTTGTAAGTTTGTAGGTCCTGAAGAAAAGCCAGAGAGGTTAGAATGGAGGGAATATGTGGCCTTTTCCTCCAGGTTAACTCAGGCCTCCTTTTCCTTCTGAGCAGATCTGACATATACGGTAGTTTGCTGTTGCATGAAACAACAGTGGTACAGTGGCATCACCAGCTTTTGTTCACACCTTGGGGCTTTCTGGTCTTGGTGATACCCAAAGGGTGGCTCAGAAGGGTGTCTTTGTGAGCTATTCTTGAGTAATAGTTCTGAGACCTAACTCTCAAAGGCATAGTAAATGAGCCTGTTTATAGCatgatctcttttttaaaaagacacataCATTTGCCAGAGAATGGTAGCAAGAGATCCACAAGGAATTTGCTAGAagcaaagagtaattaacatgtggaattcactgccatagggtTGTTACAAGCTTAGACACCTGAAAGTGGGTGCCGGATAAACagatggagcggaggtccatcagtggctattagccacaaggtatagagggaacactgtgtctggggcagtgatgtcctgcactcttggtgcttggggagggggggcaacagtggggggggcttatggagttctgaccctgctggtggacctcctgatggcatctggattttcagccattgtgtgacacagagctttgaactggatgggtcattggccttatccaacatggcttctcttatattcttatgtttatgatgctctgtatttttggtgcttgggggacaacagtggggggacttctggagttctggctgcactggtagacctcctgatggcccctgggttttggccactgtgttacactgagtgttggatgggccattgtcccgatccaacatggcgtctcttatctTCTTAAGCAGAGACTGGATGCAGATTAGTGACAGATTAAATACTTATGGTATTTTTTTGCCCTCTTGGATGCTGGGAAGAACCGCTTCACCTGCCCCAGACAAATTGACTAATGACCTGGTGGCAGAGAAAGCCAGGCATAAGACCCAGTGGCCACATGGTCGTACACAGGAGTCCCATGGCGCATGCCTTAACTAGGGTGGGGGAGCTGATGGGGACCATGGGGCACCACGTGGCTGGCCATCTGGACAGCTAGCACTGGGGCAAAGGATGGGAACAGTGGTGGCATAGTGTAACTGATATGGATCAGTGCTGAAGGCAAGGATAGTGGCCCAGGCCCAGCAACTTTGATCATGGTATAAGACCATTATCCATGAACAGAGTTCCTTATGaatgtttgccagggcttttttatttttgtagcagaaactcctttgcatattagaccacacccctctgatgtagccaatcctccaagagctttaagTACGGGGCATACTGTAAACTCCtgaagaactggctacatcaaagggctgtggcctaatatgcaaaggagttcctgctacaaaaagccctcatGTTTGCCATGCTATACTTTGAGCCCCAATCagccctcacaacagacaccctatgaagtaggtggggctgagagcatcTGCCCAGAACTGCACTGCTGactccccactcccccagtgTGAATTTtcctctccattcccttcccagcCCATGGGTCTTGAGTGAGGACACACTAACTCAGAGCTTATCAGttgctgtcctttataaagtttacatctctggtgcctagcattacattttatggcacacagtgcctggcccgacaaagtgaaatttatgttggatcaggccctcataacaaatgagtttgacacctctgttctagaaCTTGCTTTGCTCTGATCTTTTTATGAACATCAGTGTCCAGGTGGGTTTGCCCGAGTATAAACaagaaaatgaagatttacaaattgccacagcctagggttgccaagtcccctgcaccCTTCggctatggtaccatagagtttttctcccaaattgctagagcatctgggaaaaccatagagttttctcagaagcTTCTAGAGCGGCCCGCGTGTAATGATGCTGGCACAAGGATttcacttgtgagtgacatcattgcaccggcgacgctgggaggggatccccctgctggcccactgcaagctggcaggttggggacctcaAAAGTGGGAGAACCTCCACCccgcctgggaacttggcagccctaccacagCCACTGCTATTGTTCCTCCTAATCTCTAATGCCTGCCATTCATCCCCCACACTTACATATATAACTAGAGGACATTttgccagcttttaaaaaaatggtgataGGGTGCTCCAGATATAGTGCAAAATGTACCCTCAGGCGGGTGGCATGATGCCCCCCAAACAATAACTTAATGGGCTTTTCTGAGGAGGACAATGATGTAGGAGAGGCTTGATGATCCTGCAAGTACCAGGCAAGAAGGGCTTTAGGGATATACCTCCTACTGATTTCCTTAAAAGCCTTTTGGTGGagcaaggagaggaggaaggatgAGGTgggtgttagcagtcagacccctcttCTTGCAGAGGTAGAATAACTATCATAGGGTTATAGGTAAAATAACCATCAATACCCTTTTTAAAATATCACCTCAAAATCATGTGCAAGACACTGCCTGGCcccaaatgacacaaaatggatgccagtcagGAACAAGCCTGGACAAGTAGCTAGAAGTGTGAGTCTGAGTGGCTGACTGTCTACTGCACGATCCATGCTTTGGAGAAATGTGTAATTTAGTACTATGGGTCTGACTCACCCTTGAACTAATCCCACCAACACCCAGTCTTACTTACATCCTGTACCCACTTACATTAATTAAGCGGTGATTTAATCAATGCTTAATTCTGTCCCACTAACTCATTAGCCCTTCCTGCCCAGTACTTGCAGGATCATCAAATCTCTCCCACATCATTGTCGTCCTCAGAAAAGCCCATTAAGTTATTGTTTTTTGGGCATCATGTCACCTACCTGAGGGTACATTTTGCCCTATATCTGGAGCACCCTGCTtcccagcagtgtgtgtgtgtagctttGTTGGGCTCTCTTCTCTCTCAAAATGCTGGCCATTTTGCTGCTTCCATGGTCCTCTTCAAGATCAGTCATTATTGCCCTTCCCTAAAATTGCTTTTCCAGTTTCCTCCCTATATTTCTCTTTGTTAGCCCTCGTGTGTATGTTTATGGTATGCATTTTATTTCATTgtctctttttatttaaaaaaaacctttccagTTGAACACTTACTTCATTTATTTGAGCGTTTTCTTAAAGCAAGACATACATGGGTGGGGATAAGAGTTGTACTTACTGTAAATGTTCATCATTGACATCTACTATGCAGAGACCCATTCAGCCTGTGCAACCACAGGCCCATTGTGGTGCTGTACAGCAAGATGGAAGACAAACCCAGTTACCTGCCTCTTGCTCTGTCTCCTTTATACTAATTCAcccaactaattaggagactgcctAACATGGGGGTAACACAGTGATCCTTACAAAATGACAGATAGGACAGAACTGGGAGAAACAATAGAGGACACGTCACAGAATACACCATACATaaaagtaaaagtagtcccctgtgcaagcaccagtcgtttctgactctgggatgatgttgcatcttgacattttcacagaagactttttaatggggtaatttgccattgctttccccattcacctacgctttacccccaggaagctgggtactcattttaccgaccttggaaggatggaaggctgaatcaactttgagtcagctacttgaacccagcttctgctggaatcaaactcaggttgtgaacagagcttggactgtagtactgcagctttaccactctgcgccacggggctcctctctctctctctctctctctctctctctctctctctctctctctctatatatatatatatatatatatatatatatactctgtATATACTCTGTATATACCATATATATTGTATGGTATACAGTCTGCCCTTAGAAGCTGTCATTTTCTTCTgggaaactgacctctgtcacttggagatcagttgcctTTGCAGGAAAActggataagtctatcagtgccTACTATCAATGATGGCAGAgaagaaacctccacattcagagtcactaatcctctgaatcctagagccaggaggcaacatcaggagaaggtcttgacctctgtgccctgttgttcgccctccagagggatgggttggcccctgtgtgagacaggatgctgtactagagggatcactggtctgatccagcagggctcttcttatgttcttttgttattcaacaaaatggagaaggaaatCACTCAGATGTATATGGGGGAGGATCTGTACCTCACAAAACTAATTGAAATGCTTCTTAATGACTCTTTTCAGGGCTGCCTTCATTTCGTTATTCCTGAGGGTGTAGATGAAGGGGTTCACCATGGGGTTGACCATGGTGTACATCATAGCAGCCCAGGTGTCTTGATGTCCCACTACATTCGAATTTGGCTTGAAATAAACAAAGCTTATCCCACCAAAGTACATGACCACCACACAAATGTGGGACCCGCATGTCGAGAAAGCCTTGCGCTTTGCCCCAGCGGATGGAATCTTTATGATGGTGAAGAAGATGAGTGCATAGGAAATGATAATGAGCACAAATGGCCCTAGGATCTCCACGACCCCCTCAGTCATCAGTACTATATCTATGACATAGGAGTCAGAGCAAGAAACGTCTAGAATAGGGTAAAGGTCACAGAAAAACTGAGGAATCTCCCCAGGGTCACAGAACTCAACTTGGAACATCAAAAATGTATAAATTGATGAGTGCAACATGGTGATCGTCCAGGACACTGTGACCATTTGAAGGCAACATTTGTGGCTCATAATGGAGGAATAGTACAACGGGCGGCAGATCGCCACAAAGCGGTCAtaggccatggaagccagaatgtaGCTGTCTGCATTGCCAATAAAGATAGCAACAAACATCTGGATGAAGCAACCATGGTAGGAGATGGTCTTTCTCTGAGATAACAAGTTCTGTAGCACCTTGGGGACTATGGAGCTGGCAAACCCCAGATCAGCTACTGCAAGGTGACTGAGGAAGAAGTACATGGGGGTTTGGAGGAGCTGCCTGTCGCAGCGGATCAGCAAGATGATGGTGACATTCCCCAGGAGGGTGAGCAAGTACATCAAGAGGAAAATCAGGAAGAGGAGTTTTTCAACCTCTGGCTCGGAAGAGAATCCACGGAGGAAGAATTCGGAGACCTGAGTTGTATTCTTGTGATTCGTTAGCATGATGCTGCTGTAATGAGAATAAGAAGAAAACTAGAGAGCCTACAGCCAACATTTTGGTTGATAGATTCCTAGGCACAAAATCCTCCCAGCACTGTctaaaggtaaagcaccagtcatttccaattctggggtgacgttgcatcatgatgttttgatggcagacttttgacgggctggtttgccattgccttccccagtcatctacatttcccccccagcaagctgggtcctctttttaccaacctcggaaggatggaaggctgtgtcagccttgagccagctacctgaacccagcttccgctgggatcgaactcaggtcgtgagcagagcttggactgcagtactgcagcttaccactctgcaccacggggctcctgcaAAAATGGAGCTTCCAAGCAAACACATCCTTTTGAAGGGGTGCTGTTTTGAGCAGAGATGCAATGAGTTTTCACAATAGACTTAACCTCTGCTCCCCCTTTCATTCCAAATTCTCCCCGTGCTTGACTCAGCATTCTGAATACATACTTGCCTAATCATAACACTGCCCTCCTAtttgttttagtttaaagaaacaGCCTTTGGGATTGATTACTGCATTTGCATGTAACATATAGCATTCCATGAGATCTGCTTGCTTCACTGACTGTGTATAAGATGGTGGCCTATATTCAGACTGTTACAAGTCTAACTACACTGAGTAACCAAGGAAACCTAAATACTAGCAGCATGACAGGGCTTGGGAATTATAAGTGTCATCTATTTGTACCCTTAGGTTCTGTCCCCAGCAAGAGAACATATCTGCACCTT
This region of Heteronotia binoei isolate CCM8104 ecotype False Entrance Well chromosome 13, APGP_CSIRO_Hbin_v1, whole genome shotgun sequence genomic DNA includes:
- the LOC132581976 gene encoding olfactory receptor 1L1-like is translated as MLTNHKNTTQVSEFFLRGFSSEPEVEKLLFLIFLLMYLLTLLGNVTIILLIRCDRQLLQTPMYFFLSHLAVADLGFASSIVPKVLQNLLSQRKTISYHGCFIQMFVAIFIGNADSYILASMAYDRFVAICRPLYYSSIMSHKCCLQMVTVSWTITMLHSSIYTFLMFQVEFCDPGEIPQFFCDLYPILDVSCSDSYVIDIVLMTEGVVEILGPFVLIIISYALIFFTIIKIPSAGAKRKAFSTCGSHICVVVMYFGGISFVYFKPNSNVVGHQDTWAAMMYTMVNPMVNPFIYTLRNNEMKAALKRVIKKHFN